The proteins below are encoded in one region of Streptomyces cyanogenus:
- a CDS encoding glycosyltransferase family 2 protein, whose protein sequence is MTSQFKLAQSTPVLWVYTPLLVFTVVYYLVSLRVNGFTRDFDIAHHRRLVQNWRPAVYPTVDVFLPVCGEPIEVLHNTWWHVRAMADRYPGVCVPFVLDDGANPELAAMARDFGFRYGTRENRGWFKKAGNLHFGFGQSDGEYVLILDADFTPRADLLEELLPYMDDDPRIGIVQSPQYFRVLDSQNWIERGAGAVQELFYRSVQVSRQGSDGAICVGSCAIYRRAALETNGGTTLIEHSEDVHTGFDLRGLGWDLRYVPVAVSTGVCPDSAGAFFNQQYRWCSGSMSLLGSRKFWQARIRLSSRLCYMSGFFYYIHTALFTFAAPVIPIVLLLMMPEKLKVEHLLLVVPSILYTTIVFPMWHRAPYRLEAWAARMMYGWAHVFAIWDILRKNRMGWQPTGSSGAKKNKTRRFWIGMWAWSGGTALVWVTAAVYRTFTMNAPDFALILSSGLFYALVVGRVLVQPRAGAETA, encoded by the coding sequence GTGACGAGCCAGTTCAAGCTGGCGCAGTCCACGCCGGTGCTGTGGGTCTACACCCCGCTGCTGGTCTTCACGGTCGTCTACTACCTGGTGTCGCTGCGGGTCAACGGCTTCACCCGGGACTTCGACATCGCCCACCACCGTCGGCTGGTGCAGAACTGGCGGCCCGCGGTGTACCCGACCGTCGACGTGTTCCTGCCGGTGTGCGGCGAACCCATCGAGGTGCTGCACAACACCTGGTGGCACGTGCGGGCGATGGCCGACCGGTACCCCGGTGTCTGCGTGCCGTTCGTGCTGGACGACGGGGCGAACCCGGAGCTGGCGGCGATGGCCCGGGACTTCGGCTTCCGCTACGGCACCCGGGAGAACCGGGGCTGGTTCAAGAAGGCCGGCAACCTGCACTTCGGCTTCGGACAGTCCGACGGCGAGTACGTCCTCATCCTCGACGCCGACTTCACCCCGCGCGCCGACCTGCTGGAGGAGCTGCTGCCGTACATGGACGACGATCCGCGGATCGGCATCGTCCAGTCCCCGCAGTACTTCCGGGTGCTCGACTCGCAGAACTGGATCGAGCGCGGCGCGGGCGCGGTGCAGGAGCTGTTCTACCGGTCCGTGCAGGTCTCCCGGCAGGGCAGTGACGGCGCCATCTGCGTCGGCTCCTGCGCGATCTACCGGCGGGCGGCCCTGGAGACCAACGGCGGTACGACCCTGATCGAGCACTCCGAGGACGTGCACACCGGCTTCGACCTGCGCGGGCTCGGCTGGGACCTTCGGTACGTGCCGGTCGCGGTGTCCACCGGGGTGTGCCCGGACAGCGCCGGCGCCTTCTTCAACCAGCAGTACCGCTGGTGCTCGGGCTCGATGAGCCTGCTCGGCAGCCGCAAGTTCTGGCAGGCGAGGATCAGGCTCTCCAGCCGGCTGTGCTACATGTCCGGGTTCTTCTACTACATCCACACCGCGCTGTTCACCTTCGCGGCCCCGGTCATCCCGATCGTGCTGCTGCTGATGATGCCGGAGAAGCTCAAGGTCGAGCATCTGCTGCTGGTGGTGCCCAGCATCCTCTACACCACGATCGTCTTCCCGATGTGGCACAGGGCGCCGTACCGCCTGGAGGCCTGGGCGGCCCGCATGATGTACGGCTGGGCGCACGTCTTCGCCATCTGGGACATCCTGCGCAAGAACCGCATGGGCTGGCAGCCGACCGGCTCCTCCGGCGCCAAGAAGAACAAGACGCGCCGCTTCTGGATCGGCATGTGGGCGTGGAGCGGCGGCACGGCGCTGGTCTGGGTCACCGCGGCGGTGTACCGGACGTTCACCATGAACGCCCCGGACTTCGCCCTGATCCTGTCCTCCGGGCTGTTCTACGCCCTGGTCGTCGGCCGGGTCCTGGTCCAGCCGCGTGCGGGGGCGGAGACCGCCTGA